The following coding sequences lie in one Arabidopsis thaliana chromosome 3, partial sequence genomic window:
- a CDS encoding protein kinase family protein, with translation MEEELLKKMLELEQSQELLKQEMSRLKLSTELRQPSHPVLPRRPLRRIQGSMNSNPSPGKFTDKQYLNILQSLAQSVHVLDLNTRIIFWNAMSEKLYGYSAAEVVGRNPVHVIVDDQNAAFALNVARRCANGESWTGEFPVKTKSGKIFSAVTTCSPFYDDNGTVVGIISITSDIAPYLNPRLSLPRLKPQEPERKLGLDSKGAVISKPGLDSDQPIQVSIASKISSLASKLSNKVRSKMRAGDNSACGDSHHSDHDVFGDTLSDHRDDAASSGASTPRGDFIQSPFGVFTCYDDKFPSKPSKDSSDRKPAIHKVPTSKAEEWMVKKGLSRPWKGNEQEGSRVRPTHSVWSWVENEQEKDKYHQIYPSAGVKSESHGSESNKPTDDEASNMWSSSINANSTNSASSCGSTSRSVMDKVDIDSDPLEHEILWDDLTIGEQIGRGSCGTVYHGIWFGSDVAVKVFSKQEYSESVIKSFEKEVSLMKRLRHPNVLLFMGAVTSPQRLCIVSEFVPRGSLFRLLQRSMSKLDWRRRINMALDIARGMNYLHCCSPPIIHRDLKSSNLLVDRNWTVKVADFGLSRIKHQTYLTSKSGKGTPQWMAPEVLRNESADEKSDIYSFGVVLWELATEKIPWENLNSMQVSF, from the exons ATGGAGGAGGAGCTGCTCAAGAAGATGCTTGAGCTAGAGCAAAGTCAGGAGCTTCTAAAGCAGGAGATGTCTAGGCTCAAGCTCTCCACGGAGCTTAGGCAGCCGTCGCATCCGGTGTTGCCGCGTCGGCCGTTGAGACGTATCCAGGGATCGATGAATTCGAATCCATCGCCCGGGAAGTTCACTGATAAACagtatttgaatattttgcaGTCGTTGGCTCAGTCTGTTCATGTCTTAGATCTCAATACGCGAATTATCTTTTG GAATGCCATGTCGGAAAAGCTTTATGGGTACTCTGCTGCAGAAGTAGTTGGGCGGAACCCAGTACATGTTATTGTAGATGATCAGAATGCTGCCTTTGCCTTGAATGTTGCTCGACGTTGTGCCAATGGAGAAAGCTGGACAGGGGAGTTTCCTGTCAAGACCAAATCAGGAAAGATCTTTTCAGCTGTCACTACGTGTTCTCCCTTTTATGATGATAACGGCACTGTTGTTGGTATCATTTCTATCACAAGTGACATTGCACCCTATCTCAACCCGAGACTCTCTTTGCCTAGATTGAAGCCGCAAGAACCTGAGAGGAAACTTGGTTTGGACTCCAAAGGAGCTGTTATATCGAAACCTGGCCTCGACTCTGATCAGCCTATACAAGTTTCTATAGCATCAAAGATATCAAGTTTG GCATCCAAGTTGAGCAACAAAGTCAGGTCAAAAATGCGAGCAGGTGATAACAGTGCCTGTGGGGATAGTCATCATTCAGATCATGATGTATTCGGTGATACTCTCTCTGACCACAGGGACGACGCAGCGTCAAGTGGTGCTAGCACACCAAGAGGGGATTTTATCCAATCTCCTTTTGGTGTTTTCACATGTTACGATGACAAGTTTCCTTCAAAACCCTCCAAAGATTCCAGTGATAGAAAGCCTGCAATCCATAAGGTTCCCACCTCAAAAGCTGAAGAATGGATGGTAAAGAAAGGTTTGTCACGTCCATGGAAAGGGAATGAGCAAGAAGGTTCAAGAGTAAGGCCTACTCATTCTGTATGGTCTTGGGTAGAAAATgaacaagagaaagataagTACCACCAGATTTATCCCTCTGCTGGTGTTAAGTCTGAAAGCCATGGCTCTGAAAGTAATAAGCCTACTGATGACGAAGCTTCTAATATGTGGTCTTCCTCTATAAATGCAAACAGCACAAACAGCGCTAGTAGTTGCGGCAGTACCAGTAGGAGTGTTATGGACAAGGTTGATATAGATAGCGATCCCTTGGAACATGAAATTTTATGGGATGATTTGACAATCGGGGAACAAATTGGACGAG GTTCATGTGGAACTGTCTATCACGGTATCTGGTTTGGATCT GATGTAGCTGTGAAAGTGTTCTCCAAACAAGAATATTCAGAATCAGTCATAAAGTCTTTTGAAAAAGAG GTATCGCTGATGAAAAGACTTCGACATCCTAACGTTCTGCTGTTTATGGGAGCTGTGACTTCACCCCAGCGTCTCTGTATAGTGTCAGAGTTCGTTCCACG TGGAAGTCTCTTCCGTCTACTGCAGAGAAGTATGTCGAAACTTGATTGGAGGCGACGTATCAACATGGCCTTGGACATT GCTCGCGGTATGAATTATCTTCACTGTTGTAGTCCACCCATCATCCACCGTGATCTGAAGTCGTCAAATTTGCTGGTAGACAGGAACTGGACCGTTAAG GTAGCTGACTTTGGTCTTTCGCGTATTAAGCATCAGACATACCTAACTAGCAAGTCGGGAAAGGGAACG CCTCAATGGATGGCACCTGAAGTTCTTCGAAATGAGTCTGCTGATGAGAA GTCTGACATTTATAGCTTTGGAGTAGTATTATGGGAGCTTGCCACAGAGAAGATCCCATGGGAAAATCTCAACTCGATGCAGGTATCTTTCTGA
- a CDS encoding PAS domain-containing protein tyrosine kinase family protein (PAS domain-containing protein tyrosine kinase family protein; FUNCTIONS IN: protein serine/threonine/tyrosine kinase activity, kinase activity; INVOLVED IN: signal transduction, protein amino acid phosphorylation, regulation of transcription, DNA-dependent; EXPRESSED IN: egg cell; CONTAINS InterPro DOMAIN/s: PAS fold (InterPro:IPR013767), Serine/threonine-protein kinase domain (InterPro:IPR002290), PAS (InterPro:IPR000014), Serine-threonine/tyrosine-protein kinase (InterPro:IPR001245), Serine/threonine-protein kinase, active site (InterPro:IPR008271), Protein kinase-like domain (InterPro:IPR011009), Protein kinase, catalytic domain (InterPro:IPR000719), Tyrosine-protein kinase, catalytic domain (InterPro:IPR020635); BEST Arabidopsis thaliana protein match is: PAS domain-containing protein tyrosine kinase family protein (TAIR:AT3G06620.1); Has 125232 Blast hits to 123605 proteins in 4849 species: Archae - 220; Bacteria - 14873; Metazoa - 46551; Fungi - 11020; Plants - 33122; Viruses - 498; Other Eukaryotes - 18948 (source: NCBI BLink).) — protein MVKLLQDPITPNKELLKKMIELEKSQEHLMQEMSRLKVSTELRKESRIQCSMNLRPSPWKFTHKQYLNILQSMAQSVHAFDLNMRIIFWNAMAEKVYGYSAAEAVGQNPIDVMVDDRDAPFAMTIAQLCSNGESWTGKFPVKRRTGEKFSAVTTCSPFYADDGSLIGIVSITSDVAPYLNPTISLAKLKASEVETSSTPARNSFAFKLGLDTKGAVVSKLGLDSDQPIQVAIASKISDLASKVRNKVRSKMPAGDSSVTVFEGETGDSHHSDHGVFGATLSDHMDDAASSGASTPRGDFIQSPFGVFTCNDDKFSSEPFIDSSDGYPITLFTSKAEEWMVKKGLSWPWKGNEQEGSRVKPTYSVWPCVQNEQKKDKSHQINRYSGVKSKSHASESNKPTNNKASGLRSSCINANSAISRGIISHSTMNKVDTNSNCLEYEILWDDLTIGEQIGQGSCGTVYHGLWFGSDVAVKLISKQEYSEEVIQSFRQEVSLMQRLRHPNVLLFMGAVTLPQGLCIVSEFLPRGSLFRLLQRNMSKLDWRRRINMALDIARGMNYLHRCSPPIIHRDLKSSNLLVDKNLTVKVADFGLSRIKHHTYLTSKSGKGMPQWMAPEVLRNESADEKSDIYSFGVVLWELATEKIPWENLNSMQVIGAVGFMNQRLEIPKDIDPDWISLIESCWHRDAKLRPTFQELMERLRDLQRKYTIQFQATRWLTMVRTESSQVLKQNH, from the exons ATGGTTAAGCTTCTTCAAGACCCGATTACACCTAACAAGGAgctgctgaagaagatgatagagCTAGAGAAAAGTCAGGAGCATCTAATGCAGGAGATGTCTCGGCTCAAGGTCTCCACGGAGCTTCGGAAGGAGAGCCGTATCCAGTGTTCCATGAATCTGAGACCATCGCCCTGGAAGTTCACTCATAAACAGTATCTCAATATTTTGCAGTCCATGGCACAATCTGTTCATGCCTTCGATCTCAATATGCGAATTATCTTTTG GAATGCTATGGCGGAAAAGGTTTATGGGTACTCTGCTGCAGAAGCAGTTGGACAGAACCCTATTGACGTTATGGTAGATGATCGGGATGCTCCCTTTGCCATGACTATTGCTCAACTTTGTTCCAATGGAGAGAGCTGGACTGGCAAGTTTCCTGTCAAGCGCAGAACAGGAGAGAAATTCTCAGCTGTCACTACGTGTTCCCCCTTCTATGCTGATGACGGTTCTCTTATTGGGATCGTTTCTATCACAAGTGACGTAGCACCATATCTGAACCCAACAATCTCTTTGGCTAAATTAAAGGCTTCAGAAGTCGAAACCAGCTCTACCCCTGCAAGGAATAGTTTTGCCTTTAAACTTGGGTTGGACACCAAAGGAGCTGTTGTATCGAAACTTGGCCTTGATTCTGATCAGCCTATACAAGTTGCTATAGCATCAAAGATATCTGATTTG GCATCCAAGGTGAGAAACAAGGTCAGGTCGAAAATGCCAGCAGGTGATAGTAGTGTCACAGTATTTGAGGGTGAAACTGGGGATAGTCATCATTCAGATCATGGAGTCTTCGGTGCTACTCTCTCTGACCACATGGATGATGCAGCATCAAGTGGTGCTAGCACACCAAGAGGGGACTTTATCCAATCTCCTTTTGGTGTATTCACATGTAACGATGACAAGTTTTCTTCCGAACCCTTCATAGATTCCAGTGATGGATATCCTATAACCCTTTTCACCTCAAAAGCTGAAGAATGGATGGTAAAGAAAGGTTTGTCTTGGCCATGGAAAGGGAATGAGCAGGAAGGTTCAAGAGTAAAGCCTACTTATTCTGTATGGCCTTGTGTACAgaatgaacaaaagaaagataagtcTCACCAGATCAACCGCTATTCTGGTGTTAAGTCTAAAAGCCATGCCTCTGAAAGTAATAAGCCTACCAATAACAAGGCTTCTGGTTTGCGGTCTTCTTGTATAAATGCGAACAGCGCTATTAGCCGTGGAATTATCAGTCACAGTACTATGAACAAGGTGGATACAAATAGTAATTGCTTGGAGTATGAAATTTTGTGGGATGATTTGACAATCGGAGAACAAATCGGACAAG GCTCATGTGGAACTGTCTATCACGGTCTTTGGTTTGGATCT GATGTAGCTGTAAAATTGATCTCCAAACAAGAATATTCAGAAGAGGTCATACAATCTTTTAGACAAGAG GTATCGTTGATGCAAAGACTTAGACATCCTAACGTTCTGCTGTTTATGGGAGCTGTGACTTTACCTCAGGGTCTCTGTATAGTGTCAGAGTTCCTTCCACG TGGAAGTCTATTTCGTCTACTGCAGAGAAATATGTCAAAACTTGATTGGAGGCGGCGTATCAATATGGCCTTGGACATT GCTCGCGGCATGAATTATCTTCACCGCTGTAGTCCCCCCATCATCCATCGTGATTTGAAGTCATCAAATCTGCTGGTAGACAAGAACTTGACCGTTAAG GTAGCTGACTTTGGTCTATCGCGTATTAAGCATCATACATACCTAACCAGCAAGTCGGGAAAGGGAATG CCTCAATGGATGGCACCAGAAGTTCTTCGAAATGAGTCTGCTGATGAGAA GTCTGACATTTACAGCTTTGGAGTAGTACTATGGGAGCTTGCCACAGAGAAGATCCCATGGGAAAATCTCAACTCGATGCAG GTGATCGGAGCTGTGGGGTTCATGAACCAGAGGCTGGAAATTCCAAAGGACATTGATCCTGATTGGATCTCACTAATAGAGAGCTGTTGGCACAG GGATGCAAAGCTGAGACCCACATTCCAAGAACTGATGGAGAGACTAAGAGACCTGCAAAGAAAGTATACAATACAGTTCCAAGCGACTC GTTGGTTGACTATGGTTCGAACGGAGTCTTCCCAGGTactgaaacaaaatcattga
- a CDS encoding protein kinase family protein, producing the protein MIVLRNAMSEKLYGYSAAEVVGRNPVHVIVDDQNAAFALNVARRCANGESWTGEFPVKTKSGKIFSAVTTCSPFYDDNGTVVGIISITSDIAPYLNPRLSLPRLKPQEPERKLGLDSKGAVISKPGLDSDQPIQVSIASKISSLASKLSNKVRSKMRAGDNSACGDSHHSDHDVFGDTLSDHRDDAASSGASTPRGDFIQSPFGVFTCYDDKFPSKPSKDSSDRKPAIHKVPTSKAEEWMVKKGLSRPWKGNEQEGSRVRPTHSVWSWVENEQEKDKYHQIYPSAGVKSESHGSESNKPTDDEASNMWSSSINANSTNSASSCGSTSRSVMDKVDIDSDPLEHEILWDDLTIGEQIGRGSCGTVYHGIWFGSDVAVKVFSKQEYSESVIKSFEKEVSLMKRLRHPNVLLFMGAVTSPQRLCIVSEFVPRGSLFRLLQRSMSKLDWRRRINMALDIARGMNYLHCCSPPIIHRDLKSSNLLVDRNWTVKVADFGLSRIKHQTYLTSKSGKGTPQWMAPEVLRNESADEKSDIYSFGVVLWELATEKIPWENLNSMQVSF; encoded by the exons ATGATTGTTCTCAGGAATGCCATGTCGGAAAAGCTTTATGGGTACTCTGCTGCAGAAGTAGTTGGGCGGAACCCAGTACATGTTATTGTAGATGATCAGAATGCTGCCTTTGCCTTGAATGTTGCTCGACGTTGTGCCAATGGAGAAAGCTGGACAGGGGAGTTTCCTGTCAAGACCAAATCAGGAAAGATCTTTTCAGCTGTCACTACGTGTTCTCCCTTTTATGATGATAACGGCACTGTTGTTGGTATCATTTCTATCACAAGTGACATTGCACCCTATCTCAACCCGAGACTCTCTTTGCCTAGATTGAAGCCGCAAGAACCTGAGAGGAAACTTGGTTTGGACTCCAAAGGAGCTGTTATATCGAAACCTGGCCTCGACTCTGATCAGCCTATACAAGTTTCTATAGCATCAAAGATATCAAGTTTG GCATCCAAGTTGAGCAACAAAGTCAGGTCAAAAATGCGAGCAGGTGATAACAGTGCCTGTGGGGATAGTCATCATTCAGATCATGATGTATTCGGTGATACTCTCTCTGACCACAGGGACGACGCAGCGTCAAGTGGTGCTAGCACACCAAGAGGGGATTTTATCCAATCTCCTTTTGGTGTTTTCACATGTTACGATGACAAGTTTCCTTCAAAACCCTCCAAAGATTCCAGTGATAGAAAGCCTGCAATCCATAAGGTTCCCACCTCAAAAGCTGAAGAATGGATGGTAAAGAAAGGTTTGTCACGTCCATGGAAAGGGAATGAGCAAGAAGGTTCAAGAGTAAGGCCTACTCATTCTGTATGGTCTTGGGTAGAAAATgaacaagagaaagataagTACCACCAGATTTATCCCTCTGCTGGTGTTAAGTCTGAAAGCCATGGCTCTGAAAGTAATAAGCCTACTGATGACGAAGCTTCTAATATGTGGTCTTCCTCTATAAATGCAAACAGCACAAACAGCGCTAGTAGTTGCGGCAGTACCAGTAGGAGTGTTATGGACAAGGTTGATATAGATAGCGATCCCTTGGAACATGAAATTTTATGGGATGATTTGACAATCGGGGAACAAATTGGACGAG GTTCATGTGGAACTGTCTATCACGGTATCTGGTTTGGATCT GATGTAGCTGTGAAAGTGTTCTCCAAACAAGAATATTCAGAATCAGTCATAAAGTCTTTTGAAAAAGAG GTATCGCTGATGAAAAGACTTCGACATCCTAACGTTCTGCTGTTTATGGGAGCTGTGACTTCACCCCAGCGTCTCTGTATAGTGTCAGAGTTCGTTCCACG TGGAAGTCTCTTCCGTCTACTGCAGAGAAGTATGTCGAAACTTGATTGGAGGCGACGTATCAACATGGCCTTGGACATT GCTCGCGGTATGAATTATCTTCACTGTTGTAGTCCACCCATCATCCACCGTGATCTGAAGTCGTCAAATTTGCTGGTAGACAGGAACTGGACCGTTAAG GTAGCTGACTTTGGTCTTTCGCGTATTAAGCATCAGACATACCTAACTAGCAAGTCGGGAAAGGGAACG CCTCAATGGATGGCACCTGAAGTTCTTCGAAATGAGTCTGCTGATGAGAA GTCTGACATTTATAGCTTTGGAGTAGTATTATGGGAGCTTGCCACAGAGAAGATCCCATGGGAAAATCTCAACTCGATGCAGGTATCTTTCTGA
- a CDS encoding protein kinase family protein has translation MEEELLKKMLELEQSQELLKQEMSRLKLSTELRQPSHPVLPRRPLRRIQGSMNSNPSPGKFTDKQYLNILQSLAQSVHVLDLNTRIIFWNAMSEKLYGYSAAEVVGRNPVHVIVDDQNAAFALNVARRCANGESWTGEFPVKTKSGKIFSAVTTCSPFYDDNGTVVGIISITSDIAPYLNPRLSLPRLKPQEPERKLGLDSKGAVISKPGLDSDQPIQVSIASKISSLASKLSNKVRSKMRAGDNSACGDSHHSDHDVFGDTLSDHRDDAASSGASTPRGDFIQSPFGVFTCYDDKFPSKPSKDSSDRKPAIHKVPTSKAEEWMVKKGLSRPWKGNEQEGSRVRPTHSVWSWVENEQEKDKYHQIYPSAGVKSESHGSESNKPTDDEASNMWSSSINANSTNSASSCGSTSRSVMDKVDIDSDPLEHEILWDDLTIGEQIGRGSCGTVYHGIWFGSDVAVKVFSKQEYSESVIKSFEKEVSLMKRLRHPNVLLFMGAVTSPQRLCIVSEFVPRGSLFRLLQRSMSKLDWRRRINMALDIARGMNYLHCCSPPIIHRDLKSSNLLVDRNWTVKVADFGLSRIKHQTYLTSKSGKGTPQWMAPEVLRNESADEKYILVFCLVKFPDYLFF, from the exons ATGGAGGAGGAGCTGCTCAAGAAGATGCTTGAGCTAGAGCAAAGTCAGGAGCTTCTAAAGCAGGAGATGTCTAGGCTCAAGCTCTCCACGGAGCTTAGGCAGCCGTCGCATCCGGTGTTGCCGCGTCGGCCGTTGAGACGTATCCAGGGATCGATGAATTCGAATCCATCGCCCGGGAAGTTCACTGATAAACagtatttgaatattttgcaGTCGTTGGCTCAGTCTGTTCATGTCTTAGATCTCAATACGCGAATTATCTTTTG GAATGCCATGTCGGAAAAGCTTTATGGGTACTCTGCTGCAGAAGTAGTTGGGCGGAACCCAGTACATGTTATTGTAGATGATCAGAATGCTGCCTTTGCCTTGAATGTTGCTCGACGTTGTGCCAATGGAGAAAGCTGGACAGGGGAGTTTCCTGTCAAGACCAAATCAGGAAAGATCTTTTCAGCTGTCACTACGTGTTCTCCCTTTTATGATGATAACGGCACTGTTGTTGGTATCATTTCTATCACAAGTGACATTGCACCCTATCTCAACCCGAGACTCTCTTTGCCTAGATTGAAGCCGCAAGAACCTGAGAGGAAACTTGGTTTGGACTCCAAAGGAGCTGTTATATCGAAACCTGGCCTCGACTCTGATCAGCCTATACAAGTTTCTATAGCATCAAAGATATCAAGTTTG GCATCCAAGTTGAGCAACAAAGTCAGGTCAAAAATGCGAGCAGGTGATAACAGTGCCTGTGGGGATAGTCATCATTCAGATCATGATGTATTCGGTGATACTCTCTCTGACCACAGGGACGACGCAGCGTCAAGTGGTGCTAGCACACCAAGAGGGGATTTTATCCAATCTCCTTTTGGTGTTTTCACATGTTACGATGACAAGTTTCCTTCAAAACCCTCCAAAGATTCCAGTGATAGAAAGCCTGCAATCCATAAGGTTCCCACCTCAAAAGCTGAAGAATGGATGGTAAAGAAAGGTTTGTCACGTCCATGGAAAGGGAATGAGCAAGAAGGTTCAAGAGTAAGGCCTACTCATTCTGTATGGTCTTGGGTAGAAAATgaacaagagaaagataagTACCACCAGATTTATCCCTCTGCTGGTGTTAAGTCTGAAAGCCATGGCTCTGAAAGTAATAAGCCTACTGATGACGAAGCTTCTAATATGTGGTCTTCCTCTATAAATGCAAACAGCACAAACAGCGCTAGTAGTTGCGGCAGTACCAGTAGGAGTGTTATGGACAAGGTTGATATAGATAGCGATCCCTTGGAACATGAAATTTTATGGGATGATTTGACAATCGGGGAACAAATTGGACGAG GTTCATGTGGAACTGTCTATCACGGTATCTGGTTTGGATCT GATGTAGCTGTGAAAGTGTTCTCCAAACAAGAATATTCAGAATCAGTCATAAAGTCTTTTGAAAAAGAG GTATCGCTGATGAAAAGACTTCGACATCCTAACGTTCTGCTGTTTATGGGAGCTGTGACTTCACCCCAGCGTCTCTGTATAGTGTCAGAGTTCGTTCCACG TGGAAGTCTCTTCCGTCTACTGCAGAGAAGTATGTCGAAACTTGATTGGAGGCGACGTATCAACATGGCCTTGGACATT GCTCGCGGTATGAATTATCTTCACTGTTGTAGTCCACCCATCATCCACCGTGATCTGAAGTCGTCAAATTTGCTGGTAGACAGGAACTGGACCGTTAAG GTAGCTGACTTTGGTCTTTCGCGTATTAAGCATCAGACATACCTAACTAGCAAGTCGGGAAAGGGAACG CCTCAATGGATGGCACCTGAAGTTCTTCGAAATGAGTCTGCTGATGAGAAGTATATTCTCGTGTTCTGTTTGGTTAAATTCCCAGATTACTTGTTTTTCTAG
- a CDS encoding PAS domain-containing protein tyrosine kinase family protein — protein sequence MVKLLQDPITPNKELLKKMIELEKSQEHLMQEMSRLKVSTELRKESRIQCSMNLRPSPWKFTHKQYLNILQSMAQSVHAFDLNMRIIFWNAMAEKVYGYSAAEAVGQNPIDVMVDDRDAPFAMTIAQLCSNGESWTGKFPVKRRTGEKFSAVTTCSPFYADDGSLIGIVSITSDVAPYLNPTISLAKLKASEVETSSTPARNSFAFKLGLDTKGAVVSKLGLDSDQPIQVAIASKISDLASKVRNKVRSKMPAGDSSVTVFEGETGDSHHSDHGVFGATLSDHMDDAASSGASTPRGDFIQSPFGVFTCNDDKFSSEPFIDSSDGYPITLFTSKAEEWMVKKGLSWPWKGNEQEGSRVKPTYSVWPCVQNEQKKDKSHQINRYSGVKSKSHASESNKPTNNKASGLRSSCINANSAISRGIISHSTMNKVDTNSNCLEYEILWDDLTIGEQIGQGSCGTVYHGLWFGSDVAVKLISKQEYSEEVIQSFRQEVSLMQRLRHPNVLLFMGAVTLPQGLCIVSEFLPRGSLFRLLQRNMSKLDWRRRINMALDIARGMNYLHRCSPPIIHRDLKSSNLLVDKNLTVKVADFGLSRIKHHTYLTSKSGKGMPQWMAPEVLRNESADEKSDIYSFGVVLWELATEKIPWENLNSMQVIGAVGFMNQRLEIPKDIDPDWISLIESCWHRDAKLRPTFQELMERLRDLQRKYTIQFQATRAALSDK from the exons ATGGTTAAGCTTCTTCAAGACCCGATTACACCTAACAAGGAgctgctgaagaagatgatagagCTAGAGAAAAGTCAGGAGCATCTAATGCAGGAGATGTCTCGGCTCAAGGTCTCCACGGAGCTTCGGAAGGAGAGCCGTATCCAGTGTTCCATGAATCTGAGACCATCGCCCTGGAAGTTCACTCATAAACAGTATCTCAATATTTTGCAGTCCATGGCACAATCTGTTCATGCCTTCGATCTCAATATGCGAATTATCTTTTG GAATGCTATGGCGGAAAAGGTTTATGGGTACTCTGCTGCAGAAGCAGTTGGACAGAACCCTATTGACGTTATGGTAGATGATCGGGATGCTCCCTTTGCCATGACTATTGCTCAACTTTGTTCCAATGGAGAGAGCTGGACTGGCAAGTTTCCTGTCAAGCGCAGAACAGGAGAGAAATTCTCAGCTGTCACTACGTGTTCCCCCTTCTATGCTGATGACGGTTCTCTTATTGGGATCGTTTCTATCACAAGTGACGTAGCACCATATCTGAACCCAACAATCTCTTTGGCTAAATTAAAGGCTTCAGAAGTCGAAACCAGCTCTACCCCTGCAAGGAATAGTTTTGCCTTTAAACTTGGGTTGGACACCAAAGGAGCTGTTGTATCGAAACTTGGCCTTGATTCTGATCAGCCTATACAAGTTGCTATAGCATCAAAGATATCTGATTTG GCATCCAAGGTGAGAAACAAGGTCAGGTCGAAAATGCCAGCAGGTGATAGTAGTGTCACAGTATTTGAGGGTGAAACTGGGGATAGTCATCATTCAGATCATGGAGTCTTCGGTGCTACTCTCTCTGACCACATGGATGATGCAGCATCAAGTGGTGCTAGCACACCAAGAGGGGACTTTATCCAATCTCCTTTTGGTGTATTCACATGTAACGATGACAAGTTTTCTTCCGAACCCTTCATAGATTCCAGTGATGGATATCCTATAACCCTTTTCACCTCAAAAGCTGAAGAATGGATGGTAAAGAAAGGTTTGTCTTGGCCATGGAAAGGGAATGAGCAGGAAGGTTCAAGAGTAAAGCCTACTTATTCTGTATGGCCTTGTGTACAgaatgaacaaaagaaagataagtcTCACCAGATCAACCGCTATTCTGGTGTTAAGTCTAAAAGCCATGCCTCTGAAAGTAATAAGCCTACCAATAACAAGGCTTCTGGTTTGCGGTCTTCTTGTATAAATGCGAACAGCGCTATTAGCCGTGGAATTATCAGTCACAGTACTATGAACAAGGTGGATACAAATAGTAATTGCTTGGAGTATGAAATTTTGTGGGATGATTTGACAATCGGAGAACAAATCGGACAAG GCTCATGTGGAACTGTCTATCACGGTCTTTGGTTTGGATCT GATGTAGCTGTAAAATTGATCTCCAAACAAGAATATTCAGAAGAGGTCATACAATCTTTTAGACAAGAG GTATCGTTGATGCAAAGACTTAGACATCCTAACGTTCTGCTGTTTATGGGAGCTGTGACTTTACCTCAGGGTCTCTGTATAGTGTCAGAGTTCCTTCCACG TGGAAGTCTATTTCGTCTACTGCAGAGAAATATGTCAAAACTTGATTGGAGGCGGCGTATCAATATGGCCTTGGACATT GCTCGCGGCATGAATTATCTTCACCGCTGTAGTCCCCCCATCATCCATCGTGATTTGAAGTCATCAAATCTGCTGGTAGACAAGAACTTGACCGTTAAG GTAGCTGACTTTGGTCTATCGCGTATTAAGCATCATACATACCTAACCAGCAAGTCGGGAAAGGGAATG CCTCAATGGATGGCACCAGAAGTTCTTCGAAATGAGTCTGCTGATGAGAA GTCTGACATTTACAGCTTTGGAGTAGTACTATGGGAGCTTGCCACAGAGAAGATCCCATGGGAAAATCTCAACTCGATGCAG GTGATCGGAGCTGTGGGGTTCATGAACCAGAGGCTGGAAATTCCAAAGGACATTGATCCTGATTGGATCTCACTAATAGAGAGCTGTTGGCACAG GGATGCAAAGCTGAGACCCACATTCCAAGAACTGATGGAGAGACTAAGAGACCTGCAAAGAAAGTATACAATACAGTTCCAAGCGACTCGTGCTGCGTTATCTGACAAGTGA